The Aspergillus fumigatus Af293 chromosome 3, whole genome shotgun sequence region CTTGACATTATTCCCTACCAGGCCGAAATGGAGCGGCGTGGACTTCCTCGTGGCCAATACAAGACTCTACAGTAcattgctggtgttgagCCAAAAGGCATTTTTAAGGGCCCTAATGCACTACTACAGGTTACGGAAGCAAACCCACGCTGAGATGGTCCAATCGATCCAACAAACTACTCGACGGACGGACGGTGGCATTGAGGCAGCTGCGCAGCGGCGACTATGGTATCGCCTTCACCAAGGTCGCGGACTGGTTGCGGATTAACAAGAACTGAGTCATGGATGGTTTTGGCGCTGAAGCCAACATCAAGACCCGTACCTATCCCCTGCTGGCCAAATGCATCCAAGCGAGGTCGATGATCGACCGCAGCGCCGACGAAATCTGACTGGAATCAGGAAAAGGAACACTATAATGCTAGTCACTATGGGCTGCCGGCTATTTAATTTCTCATGTACTGTATATCATATTCATAAATTCATGACTCAAGGAGAAGTGCTCTCAGGGGATAGACTTATGGCATACAGAATACACCTCATGGGACTAAAGTGGCTTTGGCATGCGGATCTAAAGGTTACACATGCCAAGGAACATAGAAGCGGGCGAATTGATGGGATACTTCTATCTCATGCGGAGTACCTGGATGCACAAGTTACAGAAACATCAAAACCTAAGTGATATCCAGTGTGATCAACATAGCAAGCCTAGTTTACACCCACTGCTTGTTTCCAAAATGCGAGACGAATGCACCACCAGATCCGCCCTCGATGCTTGCCTTTTCCCATGTCGATCTGGCATGTCGAACAGATTCTTGCGGAGTGATTGGGCCCTTGAAATGAGGCGCATATGCTGCAAGCTTGCCCGTCAATCCCATCAAGGCTTGGATCTCTTCTGGAGTGGCTGCGGGTATGCATTAATCAAAATGTCCGGATACGGTACCCTTGCAGGCAGGGAAGAATACGTACCATCTGTGTAGCGGCCCACCTCCACCAAGCCTGGGCTGATACTCATGAATAACACACCATCTTTCTTAAATTGCGCGTTGAATTTGGCCACAATCATGTTCATGGCGGCCTTGGAGGCAGCGTATAAAGCACCAGTATCAATCTCGTAGTCGTTGGTCAAGTCGAGGTCGGCCACACCGGTGGAAATGGTAAtgaccttcttgatcttgccCTTCAAGACaagggggaggaagaggtggaagagatggatattACCAACGACATTAGTCTGCCATAGCTGCGATGAAACAgcctcgagctcctcgaccttgTCGCTTCTGTTGAACCCATATTGTTAACCATAGACACGCTCCGGACAGTAGCTAGGAGGGGAGTGGACCTACAATGCACCGATCGGTCCATAAGCGTCCAAGGAGGGCACCAACCCTGCGTTGGCCACAAGGTAGTCAACGCCACGCTCGCCGACGATCTCGGCCgcgtcagcagcagcttgCTTCAGTGTGGCATAATTAGTAAGGTCCGCATAGAGAATGTGGACATTTGCACGGTTTCCCAGCTCTGCAGctatcttcttctcagtTGCAGCTTTGTCGCGCACCAGACCAATGACTAGGTTTTTCTGGTCTCCTGAAATTTGCCTGAGGAACTCGAACTAGGTTATCGTATTAGATAAAAACAGCCATCAGACGGCAGAGGAAAGCCTCACCCCAATCCCTCTAGACACTCCAGTGACAACGTAAACAGACATATTGCTGGGATAAGTAATGATTCTAAATTGGATGAACTGTGTGTGCGTTGAATGCAATATAGCTACTGTAGATGTTATAGTCTGTTTACTTTAATAGAAGAAGCTCAAACAATAGTCATATCATATCCCAGGTGCTTACAAATGCAGCTCGATTAATAATAGAATGGAATGGAAGGGGCACCGGAAGTGGTCCCGACTAGGTCAGATCCAGCGCCTCTAACTAAATCAGGCTGATTTGTAAGCAAGGCAGCATGTAAGCCATCTGTAGTAGGCTCATGTGATGAATATGATAAATTAATAGAGTAATGAACGTGAACGTGAATTTGAATATGCTCACTGGACGGCACGGTTTCACCGACCTGGACATTTCATAGTcgactggctgacccaacccgcatgGGCATGGGTTGTCCGATTAAACCCAGGTAGGTACTCAGTATGGGTTACGCAATAGGGGCAGAACTACTATTCTGCCTACTGCAAGTAGTATAGGCTAGATTTATATACATAaatacagtaaaacctcgttataacgagcCTCGctataacgagaacctcgatATAACGAGATTTTTTCCTTGCTTCAATTAATTCTCCATATAAATAATGAAATCCCTCGCTACAGCGAGTCTCGTTAACTTTGCCTTATCTCCTATATAaaatctcgttatatcaaggggTTCTTATTAGCTAATATGCCTTAGAGGAAGCCTATCTCAACGTCCTAGAAGGCTGCTTTGCGAGCTCAAAATTGCctctatctaaatataacACAGAAAGACCTTCGCAAATGGTTTCAGGAGACCTATGATTATACTCTTTCATCTGGTCTTATCTCTGATATCTTATCCTGTAAATACAACTATCTTAATGCTAATTCCCTCCCTACCTATGATGCAAAGCGCTAATGCTATAAGAACTGgctagagctagagaatGCCTTATTTAAgtaaataatatatatagaggaaCAAATACctatctctgcagagattaTTTAACAAAAGGCTTAGTCTTTTTaggagaagatctacccAGGGTAAGAGATGGCAACTTTTAGTAATAGATGGCTTCATAACTTCCAGATAAGGAGGTTAGTaagatagtattaatattatagagAGGAGGGAAGTATTCCAGCTCAGGCAGATTaagagatgcttgagattaAATAAGTCTTAAGTGTGTATAGCCTTAAGGACTAGTTTAACTGTGATGAGACTGGCCTCTTCTAGAAGCAGTCTTCTGCACAGAGTCTTTTAACATATTAACTTCTAGGttaaaagaaagataaagcatAGATAATAGCCCTCTTTTATTGCAATGCAGAGTAATTTTTGCAATGCAGATGGCTCTGAGAAGCTATTATCATAGTTTATTAATATAGCAAAGAATCCTTGAgctgtcacggtgctgccgcagataggagttagcatcgctaggaaggaatcatgtgaccttgggaatatcttcaccgcacaatcccgcaacttacttggaagcctctgagctacgtcctgtctatagagcctaaccgaccccttcgacgtagcggcttagtaagactaagccttagtctacggggtcgCGCTACgcgcgaccctgccatctcaatgaaaaatatcatctcaacgaTAAAAGCTTTAAATGTCATATCCTTTCTagaatttctattatttctcaaccacaaccatGCCGAATGACTATTATGAGATAGAAGATCAAATTGAGAGGGCTCTGCGCGTATTACGGCGTTAAGAAAAGCTAAATATCTTAAAAACTACGCGAGAGTTTAAAGTCCTAATGCAGAGGCTTCGACGCTGCTTCCTTGGGACTCCTTTATAGTGTGACAGGGCCCCAACAAATACAAAGCTTTCCACAGAGCAAGAGGCGGCTCTTataaagtatattaatatacttatCAAGCTAGATATTCCCCCGCGGCTA contains the following coding sequences:
- a CDS encoding SDR family oxidoreductase, which codes for MSVYVVTGVSRGIGFEFLRQISGDQKNLVIGLVRDKAATEKKIAAELGNRANVHILYADLTNYATLKQAAADAAEIVGERGVDYLVANAGLVPSLDAYGPIGALSDKVEELEAVSSQLWQTNVVGNIHLFHLFLPLVLKGKIKKVITISTGVADLDLTNDYEIDTGALYAASKAAMNMIVAKFNAQFKKDGVLFMSISPGLVEVGRYTDATPEEIQALMGLTGKLAAYAPHFKGPITPQESVRHARSTWEKASIEGGSGGAFVSHFGNKQWV